A genomic window from Alphaproteobacteria bacterium GM7ARS4 includes:
- the gap gene encoding type I glyceraldehyde-3-phosphate dehydrogenase, producing MPIKVAINGFGRIGRLVLRAWLGRVDTSLQIVAVNDLGDVSVLRHLLHYDSVHGRYEGATKWQGETLVTEKGAIRFVCEPDPQRLPWSEVGVDIVLECSGRFTTRKAAAAHLEAGAQKVLVSAPCADADMTLVYGVNHHALGKEHDVVSNASCTTNCLVPVVHVVDKLCGLDYGYMTTVHSYTGDQKVVDMVHKDMRRARAASLSMIPTTSGAARAVCLVLPHLEGRIDGCAVRVPTPNVSLADLTFVASKDVSKEALHDAMRRHAQGPLQGILALNDAPLVSSDFIGHPASSIFDETQTHVMGKRFVRVVAWYDNEWGFSNRMLDSAQCLARHLSRHG from the coding sequence ATGCCGATAAAGGTCGCTATTAATGGGTTTGGGCGCATTGGTCGTCTTGTCTTGCGCGCATGGTTGGGGCGCGTGGATACGTCTCTACAGATTGTTGCTGTGAATGATTTAGGGGATGTCTCTGTGCTGAGGCATTTGCTTCACTATGACAGCGTCCATGGGCGTTATGAAGGCGCGACAAAATGGCAAGGCGAGACTCTTGTGACGGAGAAGGGGGCTATCCGTTTCGTGTGCGAGCCAGACCCTCAGCGCCTGCCTTGGTCTGAGGTGGGGGTGGATATTGTCTTAGAGTGCAGTGGGCGTTTTACCACGCGCAAGGCGGCGGCGGCGCATCTCGAGGCGGGCGCTCAGAAGGTTTTAGTCTCCGCGCCATGTGCTGATGCTGACATGACCCTCGTCTATGGCGTGAATCACCATGCGTTAGGCAAAGAGCATGACGTGGTGTCCAATGCCTCTTGCACGACCAATTGCCTTGTTCCTGTTGTCCATGTGGTGGATAAGCTCTGTGGGTTGGACTATGGCTATATGACGACGGTGCATTCTTACACGGGTGACCAGAAGGTTGTCGATATGGTGCATAAGGATATGCGGCGGGCGCGGGCGGCATCTCTGTCTATGATTCCGACGACGAGCGGCGCGGCGCGCGCTGTCTGTCTTGTTCTTCCTCATTTAGAGGGGCGTATTGATGGTTGTGCTGTGCGTGTGCCGACACCTAATGTCTCCCTTGCCGACCTCACCTTTGTTGCCAGCAAGGATGTGTCTAAGGAGGCGTTGCACGATGCCATGCGTCGCCATGCTCAAGGGCCGTTGCAGGGAATTTTAGCGCTCAATGATGCGCCTTTAGTCTCTTCTGACTTCATAGGACATCCCGCCAGCTCTATTTTTGATGAAACGCAGACGCACGTCATGGGGAAGCGTTTTGTGCGGGTTGTGGCGTGGTATGATAATGAATGGGGCTTTTCCAATAGGATGTTGGATAGCGCCCAATGTTTAGCGCGCCATCTCTCAAGACATGGATAG